Genomic segment of Malus domestica chromosome 15, GDT2T_hap1:
ACTGAAGCTTAGAGCCCAAGTCAGCTTCTCTTTGGAGTGCTCAGCCATGGTCAAACCAAACCCTAAACCTGCTAGGGCTATAATCATGCCACCAGTGCTGGTCAACAGTAGGCGCCTTCTCCCAGCTTTGTCAAGGAACAGTGTGGCTACACATATAAACACAGTTTTTGTGAGCCCAACTCCAACTGTGGCAAGCAATAACTTGTCTTTGCCAAGGATCCCAGCTTTTTTGAATATTCTTGGACTATATAACACAACAGCTTCTATCCCTGTCGCATGCTCAAAAAAGTGGATTCCAATCGCTGCAATTAAAATCCTGCGGACGGCGGGCGTTGGCCTCAAAAATAGTTCTTTCCAAACCCCTTCACCCCTAGTGGTGTTACTGACCTTCACCACATCTTCGTTGCAATTTTTGTTGATTCCAGCAGCAACCAAGATATCGCGAAAACGGTGCTCGGCTTCTTGTTTGGAATTAGAAACTAGTAACAAAGTTTTCTTGGCTTCTGCTAGCCTACCTTGCATCACCAACCATCTTGGGGACTCGGGCATTTTGAGAATCCCAAAAGCTAAGACAATAGAAGGAAGTCCAGCAACTCCTAACATCAATCTCCATCCGAGTTTCAAAGTGAATTTACCAAACAAATAATTTGATACATACCCTAGTAAGATTCCAAGACTTATGCAAAGCTCTGGGAGCGCGGTTAGACGGCCTCTTGATTTGGCAGATGAAATTTCTGCAGAGTAAACTGGAGCAATCATTAGTGCAAACCCTACACCGACACCAGCAGTGCACCTCCCAGTCATTAGGACTGCATAGTTTGGACCATACCCCATAAGCACTGCACCTATTAAGAAAATAATGGAGGCTATAACAATAGTGTAACGCCGACCGATGTAATCAGATGTTCTTCCAGCTGCTAGGGATCCCACTAGAGCACAAATGTTTAGTATTCCTGCAAGTACTTCAACTTGTACATCGTTGATTTTGAGGTCTTCCTTGATGAAGATCATGGCTCCACTCATCACACCAGTATCTAGATTGAGAAAGAAATTGGTTTTCATGATTACCACATTCATAAATTGTTGGATCATGCGTTcatgtttaattaaaatctaattaTAAGGGAAAACCAAATTGTTTAGAAGCCAATTGATCTAATTAAGGGGGTATTAAACTACAAACATAAcggattaaaaagaaaaatgtgaaatgTAGCATACCATAGCCAAATATAATGGATATAATGGAGGCTACCACAGCACAAGCACAAGCAATCTTGTTTATCCTTTCCGGTGTTTCGCAGCTTTCGCCACTGCCCTCCACCTCCATCGGGGATGTAGTAGTATGCTTCGGCATAGATGCGCTCGTCTGAGTATTCTAGCTTGTAGTGTGTGTTCGTCACAATCTATATCTAGGTACCACTACCAATATTATATCTCTCCTCTATAACACTAGGAATCATTCATGAAAAAACAATAAGATTGGGGTACTGTGTATGAAAGTTTCCCTGGATAATATAGTATCGTCAATTGGATATAAAATCTCAGATGCATGAACACTCAAAAGAAATTTTAGGAAGGATAGACAGGAGAAACTTATGTGTCACTCTGGCTACACAGATTAGCTTTATATAGGAATAAAATAGGCCAAGTTTGGAATTCATGCAATAAAGAGTATTTTAAAGGTAGGAACAATATTGGAAACACCATGTGGGAAATGGATAGCCGTCAGTATGCCAGCAAAATCGTGACAAACTTGAATTGATAAACTGGTATATATTTCTCTTAGTTAGTGTGATAAAAACACGCtttaaattaaaaccaaatctgTTCAAAGTTAGGCCGCTTTTGCTAGTAGTTTTCACTTTCAGAAGCATGATCATTAAACCACGATGAGGAAAGTGCCTAGTTGAAGAAAAATACTTACAGCGCGTTGATAGGTCACTTGTATAGTCGGCCAAATCCACCAGCTTGATGTGCCATTGACCAAGGCAGCTTTAGACACTAATACagatatatatttggaaaaagAGTAAAACACAATAAATTTGGATAAGAACTCTTGGTGGGATCGAATAAGTTGGTATTTCAAATTTGTGGTACTAAGGATTGAATTGTTTAATATGTAAAAAGTGTAACAGAAAAGCACCTGGAAGATTAGCACCATCCATGCATTATTGCTAGTAATATTGGTGAAATtgatttttgggaaaattaggttcacatccttctttttgttactccattgattaaaatcctattcatttttaatttttgatcaaggtccttagtattaataacatcattaattatttgaataataaaatatttttatttttaaatatattcctttagtgttaaaaatgttacaattagtatatttatatttatggctaaattttttatcatatatttttatatttagtttgtaccaatttttaatttgcaaatattttttaatttttaccaattttcttttcatttttaatttgtacccatatattagtttctttttgtgcccatattttttaaagttttatttgtgtttgtacccatgtgtatatcatcacgtgacattgtaaatttaatcaatgatagaaaaattacatatggtatatttatgttttatgcctaaactttgtaccatatatttatatttttagtttgtacccacttttaatttgcaacattttttttttaaatttgtagtattttctttttagttttattttgtacccatttattaatttcttttagcacctatatttttaaaaattcatttgtactcataatttttaatcttttatttgtaccctaatttatttatgatgtacccattcttctttattaatgtaccactttgttatatgtgaaatgtaccaatttttttgtaaaatgtaccaattttttttaacactatggatacattcttttgccatttattatttcttatttttacacagtttttatccatttattcaattaaaatgtttgaattttttttattat
This window contains:
- the LOC103401179 gene encoding probable polyol transporter 6, encoding MPKHTTTSPMEVEGSGESCETPERINKIACACAVVASIISIIFGYDTGVMSGAMIFIKEDLKINDVQVEVLAGILNICALVGSLAAGRTSDYIGRRYTIVIASIIFLIGAVLMGYGPNYAVLMTGRCTAGVGVGFALMIAPVYSAEISSAKSRGRLTALPELCISLGILLGYVSNYLFGKFTLKLGWRLMLGVAGLPSIVLAFGILKMPESPRWLVMQGRLAEAKKTLLLVSNSKQEAEHRFRDILVAAGINKNCNEDVVKVSNTTRGEGVWKELFLRPTPAVRRILIAAIGIHFFEHATGIEAVVLYSPRIFKKAGILGKDKLLLATVGVGLTKTVFICVATLFLDKAGRRRLLLTSTGGMIIALAGLGFGLTMAEHSKEKLTWALSFSIVAIYVFVAFFSIGLGPITWVYSTEIFPLKLRAQGTSIGVAVNRLMNATVSMSFISIYKAITIGGAFFMFAGIAVLAWIFFFFFLPETKGRSLEEMELVFSKTSDASRSRNGTV